The genome window GATGTTTCTTCAATAAATTGCGCGTTTTTCTCAAGTTTAGGATTCGCAGTAAACAGACCATCCTCATCGAATACAAAAACAACTTTTTCAGGTTTAAAATAATCTGCAAGAAGATACATCAATAAGTCCCCGGAGCAAATCGTACAGCCGCGTTTGGTATCAAGGACAACATCGCCAAAGGTAACTGGAATAAAACCATACTTCAAGTACCTTTGAAAAAAATAGAGGTTAACGTCTCCTGGTTTTTGATCAGATAATTCAAGAAAAACATGTGGTGGTAGTGAAACTACAGGAAGAGAATGTGTAAGAAAAACCTCAAGAATCATGGTATTCAACTTTTGAACCTTTTCAAGAGTTGCAACCATGCCATAGAGCTGTTTTTTATCTTGAAAACCATCCTTGAGATGATATTCTTTTGCTAGGATATGACCGAAAGAACCGGCACCATGCACAAGCATAACTTGCTGATCGGCAGTTTTTATTTCATACGCAAGACGATCAACAGTATTTTTCTTAAAAA of Candidatus Thermoplasmatota archaeon contains these proteins:
- a CDS encoding isopentenyl phosphate kinase, whose amino-acid sequence is MILIKLGGSVITDKSKPYFFKKNTVDRLAYEIKTADQQVMLVHGAGSFGHILAKEYHLKDGFQDKKQLYGMVATLEKVQKLNTMILEVFLTHSLPVVSLPPHVFLELSDQKPGDVNLYFFQRYLKYGFIPVTFGDVVLDTKRGCTICSGDLLMYLLADYFKPEKVVFVFDEDGLFTANPKLEKNAQFIEETSVHNLKSFSTGADTHADVTKGMQGKLDIIAAIGKLGIDTVLVNGNKDKRLHDILVNKKTVCTYIRGEK